Proteins encoded by one window of Methermicoccus shengliensis DSM 18856:
- a CDS encoding YeiH family protein encodes MGEIGVRAIKITPGLIYSSALAALATVLTQTVNNYIAISPLILAIIIGMIFRNATGLPKIFRPGVEFSLKRILRIAIIMLGLKISVAEIAHIGSKGLIVVIASVVLTLAFSIWLGKHTRISEELATLIGTGVSMCGASAVIAVGGVINARDRNIAFAIATVTLFGTVAMFVYPVLAKIMGLSSVFYGVWAGASIHEVAQVVAAGYAVSNTSGDIATVVKLSRVALLAPIAIVLGILLARKDVGGFSFRSVPVPYFILGFVAMIFINSVRIIPDAVSRAMIQIDDLLLAIAMAAMGLNTSFRDMKEVGIMPFYVGLIAWMFIASISYVLISILY; translated from the coding sequence ATGGGTGAGATAGGAGTTAGGGCTATTAAGATAACGCCAGGTCTAATCTACTCAAGCGCGCTCGCAGCATTAGCCACAGTTCTAACCCAAACAGTAAACAATTACATTGCAATTTCTCCTCTGATACTTGCCATAATCATTGGGATGATTTTCAGAAATGCTACAGGTCTCCCGAAGATTTTCCGTCCGGGAGTGGAGTTCTCGCTCAAGCGCATCCTGAGAATAGCCATCATTATGCTCGGTCTAAAAATTAGCGTTGCGGAAATTGCTCATATCGGCAGCAAGGGGTTGATCGTAGTTATTGCAAGCGTTGTATTGACTCTGGCATTTTCAATTTGGTTGGGAAAGCACACCAGAATTTCGGAAGAACTGGCGACACTCATTGGCACAGGTGTTAGCATGTGCGGCGCTTCTGCAGTGATTGCAGTGGGAGGTGTTATAAATGCCAGAGACCGCAATATTGCCTTTGCTATTGCTACAGTTACGCTTTTTGGCACAGTTGCCATGTTCGTCTATCCTGTGCTGGCCAAGATCATGGGTCTGTCCAGCGTATTTTACGGCGTATGGGCGGGAGCCAGCATACACGAGGTGGCGCAAGTGGTGGCAGCAGGCTATGCCGTCAGCAATACAAGCGGCGACATCGCAACTGTAGTCAAGCTTTCGAGGGTTGCCCTTCTTGCACCTATAGCTATAGTCTTGGGCATTCTCTTAGCTAGGAAGGATGTCGGTGGCTTCAGTTTCCGGTCAGTACCAGTTCCATACTTTATCCTCGGATTCGTAGCGATGATTTTCATCAACTCGGTGAGAATAATACCTGACGCAGTCTCAAGAGCAATGATTCAGATTGACGATCTCCTGCTGGCTATAGCGATGGCTGCTATGGGGTTGAACACGAGTTTCCGGGACATGAAGGAAGTGGGGATAATGCCGTTCTATGTCGGACTTATTGCATGGATGTTCATAGCAAGTATTTCTTATGTGTTAATTTCAATACTATATTAA
- a CDS encoding universal stress protein: MVEVCGIGNTNKFKILVATDGSEASETAVKLAVKLTKALDGNLHAISVVCNQLKRQNAEEAIASVRELFPDSYTVIREEHPVNEIVSYAKEVDADLLVVGSHNRSGLERMFIGSVSEKVVRHAKTSVLVARSSALPERVLVATDGSEYSQTAIEWVHWLRERIPFEITVLHVMDTSDAVPSQLYFEELQRRRDHALGMARKILGDTADYISMKGHPVSVIVDISADYDLVVTASHGRSGIDHLLLGSVAERVVRFSKTSTLVVRGKKLNKAQSRRIV; encoded by the coding sequence ATGGTGGAAGTATGTGGAATCGGCAATACGAATAAATTTAAAATTCTTGTGGCGACAGACGGGTCTGAAGCATCTGAAACTGCTGTTAAGCTTGCGGTGAAACTGACAAAAGCCCTTGACGGAAATCTACACGCGATTTCGGTAGTCTGTAACCAGTTAAAAAGACAGAATGCTGAAGAAGCCATTGCATCGGTTAGAGAGTTATTTCCAGATTCTTACACGGTTATCAGGGAAGAGCACCCGGTTAATGAGATCGTTTCGTACGCAAAAGAAGTTGATGCCGACCTTTTAGTGGTGGGGTCTCACAACCGTTCTGGACTTGAAAGAATGTTCATAGGTAGCGTTTCCGAAAAAGTTGTACGTCATGCAAAAACTTCCGTGCTTGTGGCACGTTCATCAGCACTTCCAGAGCGCGTGCTGGTTGCTACAGATGGTTCTGAATATTCACAAACCGCGATCGAGTGGGTACATTGGCTTCGAGAACGCATACCCTTTGAAATAACGGTCTTACATGTAATGGATACGTCCGATGCTGTGCCATCGCAGCTATATTTTGAAGAATTACAACGTCGCAGAGATCACGCTCTCGGCATGGCCAGAAAGATTCTCGGTGATACTGCAGACTACATTTCGATGAAGGGACATCCAGTCTCCGTTATTGTAGATATCTCAGCGGACTATGATCTTGTAGTAACGGCGTCTCATGGAAGAAGCGGTATAGATCATCTACTTCTTGGGAGTGTCGCTGAACGAGTGGTGCGATTTTCTAAGACAAGCACACTAGTGGTGAGAGGCAAAAAACTAAATAAGGCACAATCTCGAAGGATCGTTTAG
- a CDS encoding TrmB family transcriptional regulator — translation MDIVIDESFVNALRDYGLTTYEARAYYVLLTIGEASAGTIAKLSGIPQQRIYDTLSSLERKGFIQGRHTNPKKYAAVGVHWALTNRIRQISAEFNARMEELKERIKEIEERAPKLQTSDGGSQVWIIEGEEAIIGRILEMIQGAKKCVKLMGERPLFTLKCKNALKKYLPKGVKLYALGTFERVCKDEIYALSGEVREVGSCSNYILVVDDSKLLMVYFDDNGIPYGLYTENEGIIRPHIYLFDLLWEKETRQL, via the coding sequence ATGGATATAGTAATAGATGAGAGCTTTGTTAACGCACTCCGTGACTATGGACTTACCACGTATGAGGCAAGAGCGTATTATGTACTCCTGACTATAGGCGAAGCCAGTGCAGGAACTATAGCGAAATTATCTGGAATTCCACAACAGCGCATTTATGATACACTATCCTCACTTGAACGTAAGGGATTCATCCAAGGCAGACACACAAACCCCAAAAAATACGCAGCAGTGGGCGTCCATTGGGCTCTTACAAATCGGATCAGACAAATTAGTGCAGAGTTTAATGCCAGAATGGAAGAACTCAAAGAACGAATTAAAGAAATTGAAGAGCGAGCGCCCAAACTCCAAACTAGTGATGGAGGCTCTCAGGTATGGATAATCGAGGGAGAAGAGGCAATCATTGGTCGGATTCTGGAAATGATTCAGGGTGCAAAAAAATGTGTTAAACTTATGGGTGAACGACCTCTATTCACTCTAAAGTGCAAGAATGCGCTGAAAAAATATCTTCCAAAAGGCGTGAAACTTTATGCATTAGGTACATTTGAGCGTGTTTGTAAGGATGAAATCTACGCTCTGAGCGGAGAGGTAAGGGAAGTCGGATCCTGCAGTAATTACATTCTTGTAGTCGATGACTCGAAACTTCTCATGGTCTACTTCGACGACAATGGAATTCCATACGGTTTGTATACTGAAAACGAAGGCATAATTCGCCCACATATTTATCTGTTTGATCTGCTTTGGGAAAAAGAGACCCGTCAACTTTAA